In Taeniopygia guttata chromosome Z, bTaeGut7.mat, whole genome shotgun sequence, one genomic interval encodes:
- the FXN gene encoding frataxin, mitochondrial: MHPGAAGAGASSGRERDEARALRPQSRPGAAPPAAPSGPGAMWRAGAAGAVRAAGRAAAAGARRRGGTGGAPRAGTAAAGSGRTQLQYSSDVRSRTAWFINLRNAGTLSDTSSLDETTYEKLAEETLDSLADFFEDLTDKPFTPDDYDVSLGSGVLTIKLGGDMGTYVINKQTPNRQIWLSSPTSGPKRYDWTGRNWVYSHDGVSLHELLSKEVSTALKTKLDLSCLIYSGKEDT, encoded by the exons ATGCAtcccggcgctgccggggccggAGCCAGCAGCGGCCGGGAGCGGGACGAGGCCCGCGCGCTCCGCCCCCAGAgccggcccggcgcggccccgcccgccgctcccAGCGGCCCAGGCGCCATGtggcgggcgggggcggcgggcgccGTGCGCGCCGCGGgacgggcggcggcggcgggggcgcggcggcgcggcggcacCGGGGGCGCCCCGAGGGCGGGCACAGCCGCCGCTGGCAGCGGCCGCACG CAATTACAGTATTCTTCAGATGTGAGGAGCAGGACTGCTTGGTTCATAAATTTGAGAAATGCAGGAACTCTGAGTGACACAAg CTCTTTAGATGAGACAACCTATGAGAAACTGGCTGAAGAAACACTGGACTCCTTAGCGGATTTCTTTGAGGACCTGACAGATAAACCTTTTACCCCAGATGATTATGATGTCTCTCTAGGG AGTGGAGTACTTACAATTAAATTGGGTGGAGACATGGGAACATACGTAATCAATAAGCAAACACCAAACCGGCAGATTTGGCTATCCTCACCCACTAG tgggCCCAAGCGCTATGACTGGACTGGACGGAATTGGGTGTATTCTCATGACGGAGTATCTCTTCATGAACTACTATCAAAAGAGGTTTCAACAGCTTTAAAAACTAAATTGGATTTGTCCTGCTTAATATATTCTGGGAAAGAAGATACTTGA